TCGAGGGCCGGGCGCGACAGCAGGGAGTGGCGGGCGCGATCACCCCCTGTGCCGTCTCCATGGACAACCTGCCCTTCGCTGACGGGGAGCTGGATGTGATCTGGTCGGAGGGGGCCATCTACAACATCGGCTTCGCCCGGGGCATCGCCGAGTGGCGCCGCTTCCTGAAACCGGGCGGCGTGCTGGTGGTGAGCGAGATCACCTGGACCACCGCTTCGCGGCCGGCGGATCTCCAGCGTCACTGGCAGACGGAGTATCCCGAAATCGATCTGGCGTCGACCAAGATCGGCCAGTTGGAACAGCACGGCTATGCGCCGATCGGCTATGTCGTGCTGCCGCATCACTGCTGGCTGGATCACTACTACCGGCCCCTGCAGGCCCGCTTCGACGCCTTCCTGCGCCGGCACGGCCACAGCGAAGCCGCCCGGGCCATCGTCAGCGCCGAAGAACACGAGATCCAGCTCTACGAAACCCACGGCTCCCACTTCGGCTATGGGATGTATGTGGCCCGCAGGAGCGAACGTCCGCGGCTCCTAGGATCCTGAGCCCCTTGATCGGAGCGGGAGAATGGTTCCCAGAAACACGATCTGTCTCTGGTACGACGGCACCGCCCTGGAGGCGGCCACGTTCTACGCCGAAACCTTTCCGGACA
This Cyanobium sp. AMD-g DNA region includes the following protein-coding sequences:
- a CDS encoding class I SAM-dependent methyltransferase → MDHLDLLIDLHRDGERQGPGGDAETELALQLAGVDRAAPLKLADVGCGTGASTLLLARLLPNARITAVDRLPEFLAVLEGRARQQGVAGAITPCAVSMDNLPFADGELDVIWSEGAIYNIGFARGIAEWRRFLKPGGVLVVSEITWTTASRPADLQRHWQTEYPEIDLASTKIGQLEQHGYAPIGYVVLPHHCWLDHYYRPLQARFDAFLRRHGHSEAARAIVSAEEHEIQLYETHGSHFGYGMYVARRSERPRLLGS